In Phacochoerus africanus isolate WHEZ1 chromosome 14, ROS_Pafr_v1, whole genome shotgun sequence, one genomic interval encodes:
- the KIF1C gene encoding kinesin-like protein KIF1C produces MAGASVKVAVRVRPFNTRETSQDAKCVVSMQGSTTSIVNPKQSKDAPKSFTFDYSYWSHTSAEDPQFASQQQVYRDIGEEMLLHAFEGYNVCIFAYGQTGAGKSYTMMGRQEPGQQGIVPQLCEDLFSRVSKNQSAQLSYSVEVSYMEIYCERVRDLLNPKSRGSLRVREHPILGPYVQDLSKLAVTSYADIADLMDCGNKARTVAATNMNETSSRSHAVFTIVFTQRCHDQLTGLDSEKVSKISLVDLAGSERADSSGARGMRLKEGANINKSLTTLGKVISALADMQSKKRKSDFIPYRDSVLTWLLKENLGGNSRTAMIAALSPADINYEETLSTLRYADRTKQIRCNAVINEDPNARLIRELQEEVARLRELLVAQGLSASVLGGLKVDEGSPGGALPAVSSPPTPASPSSPSAHNGELELPFSPSSEPQIGPEEAMERLQETEKIIAELNETWEEKLRKTEALRMEREALLAEMGVAVREDGGTVGVFSPKKTPHLVNLNEDPLMSECLLYHIKDGVTRVGQVDVDIKLTGQFIREQHCLFRSIPQPDGEVVVTLEPCAGAETYVNGKLVTEPVVLKSGNRIVMGKNHVFRFNHPEQARLERERGVPPPPGPPSEPVDWNFAQKELLEQQGIDIKLEMEKRLQDLENQYRKEKEEADLLLEQQRLYADSDSGDDSDKRSCEESWRLISSLREQLPPTTVQTIVKRCGLPSSGKRRAPRRVYQIPQRRRLQGKDPRWATMADLKMQAVKEICYEVALADFRHGRAEIEALAALKMRELCRTYGKSEGPGDAWRAVARDVWDTVGEEEGGGGGGGGGSEEGARGAEVEDLRAHIDKLTGILQEVKLQNSSKDRELQALRDRMLRMERVIPLTQDHDDESEEAGEATWTPPQGSEATEEEAPSDRAPPARPSSPPLSSWERVSRLMEEDPAFRRGRLRWLKQEQLRLQGLQGSGGRGGGLRRPPARFVPPHDCKLRFPFKSNPQHRESWPGTGPGESPVPPQPPEELTPPPATPARRPPSPRRSHRPRRNSLDGGGRSRGGGSAQSEPQHFQPKKHNYYPQQPQPYPAQRPPGPRYPPYTTPPRMRRQRSAPDLKESGAAV; encoded by the exons ATGGCTGGCGCCTCAGTGAAAGTGGCAGTGAGGGTTCGTCCCTTCAACACCCGTGAGACCAGCCAGGATGCCAAGTGTGTGGTCAGCATGCAGGGCAGCACCACCT CCATCGTCAATCCCAAACAGAGCAAGGATGCCCCCAAAAGCTTCACTTTCGATTATTCCTACTGGTCACACACTTCG GCCGAGGACCCGCAGTTTGCATCTCAGCAACAGGTGTATCGGGACATTGGAGAGGAGATGCTGCTGCACGCCTTTGAAGGCTACAACGTGTGCATCTTTGCCTACGGGCAGACGGGGGCTGGGAAATCCTACACCATGATGGGGCGGCAGGAGCCCGGGCAGCAGGGCATCGTGCCCCAG CTCTGTGAGGACCTCTTCTCTCGTGTTAGCAAGAACCAGAGCGCCCAGCTGTCCTATTCTGTGGAG GTGAGCTACATGGAGATCTACTGCGAGCGGGTACGAGACCTCTTGAACCCCAAGAGTCGGGGCTCTCTGCGGGTCCGGGAGCACCCCATCCTGGGCCCCTACGTGCAGGACCTGTCTAAGCTGGCTGTGACCTCCTACGCGGACATTGCCGACCTCATGGACTGTGGAAATAAGGCGAG GACTGTGGCCGCCACCAACATGAATGAGACCAGCAGCCGTTCCCATGCTGTCTTCACCATTGTCTTCACACAGCGCTGCCACGACCAGCTCACTGGGCTGGACTCAGAGAAG GTCAGTAAGATCAGTTTGGTAGACCTTGCCGGCAGTGAGCGGGCCGACTCCTCGGGGGCCCGGGGCATGCGGCTGAAG GAAGGCGCCAACATCAATAAGTCCCTGACCACTCTAGGAAAGGTGATCTCGGCCCTTGCAGATATG CAATCAAAGAAGCGGAAGTCGGATTTTATCCCTTACAGGGACTCTGTGCTCACCTGGCTGCTCAAGGAGAATCTGG GTGGGAATTCACGCACAGCAATGATTGCTGCCCTGAGCCCCGCGGACATCAATTACGAGGAGACTCTTAGCACCCTCAG GTACGCCGACCGCACCAAGCAGATCCGCTGCAACGCCGTCATCAACGAGGACCCTAATGCCCGGCTGATCCGGGAGCTGCAGGAGGAGGTGGCCCGGCTGCGGGAACTGCTGGTGGCTCAGGGGCTCTCGGCCTCTGTCCTGGGAG GCCTGAAGGTGGATGAGGGGAGTCCTGGAGGTGCTCTGCCAGCCGTATCGTCTCCCCCTACCCCAGCTTCACCCTCATCCCCCTCCGCACACAACGGGGAGTTGGAGCTGCCCTTCTCCCCCAGTTCCGAGCCCCAGATTGGGCCTGAGGAGGCCATGGAGAGACTGCAG GAGACAGAGAAGATTATAGCCGAGCTAAACGAGACCTGGGAGGAGAAGCTACGCAAGACGGAGGCCTTGAGGATGGAGAG AGAAGCACTGCTGGCTGAGATGGGGGTGGCTGTCCGGGAAGATGGTGGAACTGTGGGCGTCTTCTCTCCAAAGAAG acTCCGCACCTGGTGAACCTGAACGAAGACCCCCTGATGTCGGAGTGTCTGCTCTACCACATCAAGGACGGTGTCACCAG GGTCGGCCAGGTGGATGTGGACATCAAGCTGACGGGGCAGTTCATTCGGGAGCAACACTGTCTGTTCCGAAGCATCCCTCAGCCGGACGGAGAAG TGGTGGTCACCCTGGAGCCCTGTGCAGGAGCCGAGACCTACGTCAACGGGAAACTTGTCACCGAGCCTGTGGTGCTGAAGTCAG GGAATAGGATTGTGATGGGCAAGAACCACGTTTTCCGCTTCAATCACCCGGAGCAGGCGCGGCTGGAGCGGGAGCGAggggtccccccgcccccaggacccCCCTCCGAGCCCGTCGACTGGAACTTCGCCCAGAAGGAGCTGCTGGAGCAGCAGGGGATTGACATCAAGCTGGAGATGGAGAAGAG GCTGCAGGATCTGGAGAACCAGTAccggaaagaaaaggaagaggctgACCTTCTGCTGGAGCAGCAGCGGCTG TATGCAGACTCTGACAGCGGCGACGACTCGGACAAGCGCTCCTGCGAAGAGAGCTGGCGGCTCATCTCGTCCCTGCGCGAGCAGCTGCCCCCCACCACCGTCCAGACCATCGTCAAGCGCTGCGGGCTGCCCAGCAGCGGCAAGCGCAGGGCCCCCCGCAGGGTGTACCAGATCCCCCAGCGCCGGCGGCTGCAGGGCAAAGACCCCCGCTGGGCCACCATGGCCGACCTGAAGATGCAGGCCGTCAAGGAGATCTGCTACGAGGTGGCCCTGGCCGACTTCCGCCACGGGCGCGCCGAGATCGAGGCCCTGGCCGCCCTCAAGATGCGAGAGCTGTGCCGCACCTATGGCAAGTCCGAGGGGCCCGGGGACGCCTGGAGGGCTGTGGCCCGGGACGTCTGGGACACGGTGGGCGAGGAGGAAGGCGGCGGCGGAGGTGGAGGTGGCGGCAGTGAGGAGGGCGCCCGCGGCGCAGAGGTGGAGGACCTCCGGGCTCACATCGACAAGCTGACGGGGATCCTGCAGGAGGTGAAGCTGCAGAACAGCAGCAAGGACCGCGAGCTGCAGGCCCTGAGGGACCGCATGCTTCGCATGGAGAGGGTCATCCCCCTGACTCAG gatcACGACGATGAGAGTGAAGAGGCTGGTGAGGCCACATGGACCCCGCCCCAAGGGTCCGAGGCAACAGAGGAGGAAGCCCCCAGCGACCGTGCGCCCCCCGCCCGGCCCTCCTCGCCACCCCTGTCGAGCTGGGAGCGGGTGTCGAGGCTGATGGAGGAGGACCCCGCCTTCCGCCGGGGCCGCCTTCGCTGGCTCAAGCAGGAGCAGCTGCGGCTGCAGGGACTGCAGGGCTccgggggccggggtggggggctgcgCAGGCCCCCCGCCCGCTTCGTGCCCCCTCACGACTGCAAGCTGCGTTTCCCCTTCAAGAGCAACCCCCAGCACCGTGAGTCCTGGCCCGGAACGGGGCCCGGGGAGTCCCCAGTGCCACCCCAGCCCCCCGAGGAGCTCACTCCTCCTCCAGCCACCCCCGCCCGCAGGCCCCCGAGTCCCCGTCGGTCCCACCGTCCccgcaggaactccctggacggAGGGGGCCGATCCCGGGGAGGAGGTTCTGCGCAGTCCGAACCCCAGCACTTCCAGCCGAAAAAGCACAACTATTATCCCCAGCAGCCCCAACCATACCCAGCCCAGCGGCCCCCAGGGCCGCGCTACCCCCCGTACACAACGCCCCCGCGGATGAGACGGCAGCGCTCGGCCCCTGACCTCAAGGAGAGTGGGGCGGCGGTGTGA